In Periplaneta americana isolate PAMFEO1 chromosome 4, P.americana_PAMFEO1_priV1, whole genome shotgun sequence, one DNA window encodes the following:
- the LOC138697988 gene encoding uncharacterized protein → MNAVIFILGFLLFFTFLWVGHARSIKAGCSIRINSDLPEPQPLLLIPGGSKDGNGFYLPEDAQGIVNINAGEDILLACAGNSNYLKFAGSGTKTALATCTSGTTFTVNSDSYDFAQFACNSYPFHVARASGGKCYDGTKLEIEIGFEVESDFYKIIDICFDESLLSSLYSKFTLVSGIGGYQSGFPRPSFIQDDFYPGLSVNDLYTRNTQRETISNILGSSQLGDEYIDSSSDYFLARGHLTAKADFVYGSQHRATFHFVNVAPQWQTFNGNNWNALEMSVRTYADKNKLTLDVYSGTHEVATLPNVNGVETELYLYVDSNNNKAIPVPKFYWKVVYDTKTQAGIAFVGINNPYVTNPQEDYLLCQDICSKLSWLQWDQKNIQKGYSYCCDVNELRSKIDTIPDFTVSSVLT, encoded by the coding sequence GTTGCAGCATCCGTATAAATTCAGATCTGCCAGAACCACAGCCTTTACTTCTCATACCAGGAGGAAGCAAGGATGGCAATGGGTTCTATCTTCCAGAAGACGCCCAAGGCATTGTCAACATAAATGCAGGAGAAGATATACTCTTGGCATGTGCTGGCAACAGCAACTACTTGAAATTTGCAGGCTCTGGTACCAAAACTGCACTAGCAACTTGCACGTCTGGTACAACTTTTACTGTTAACTCTGACAGCTATGACTTTGCGCAGTTCGCATGCAACAGTTATCCATTCCACGTTGCAAGGGCATCTGGTGGCAAATGCTATGATGGTACCAAGCTTGAAATTGAAATTGGATTTGAAGTTGAGTCGGATTTTTATAAAATCATAGATATTTGTTTTGACGAAAGTCTTCTTAGCAGTCTTTACAGTAAGTTCACACTTGTGTCTGGTATCGGTGGTTATCAATCTGGTTTTCCACGGCCAAGCTTCATACAAGACGACTTTTACCCAGGACTTTCAGTGAATGATCTTTATACAAGAAATACACAGAGAGAGACAATCAGCAACATTCTTGGCTCTTCACAATTGGGTGATGAATATATTGACTCGTCATCTGATTATTTCTTGGCTAGAGGACACTTAACAGCAAAGGCAGATTTTGTTTATGGATCACAACATAGAGcaacattccattttgttaatgTGGCACCACAATGGCAAACGTTCAATGGAAATAACTGGAATGCTCTTGAAATGAGTGTTCGGACATATGCTGATAAAAACAAGCTCACTCTTGATGTCTATAGTGGTACACATGAAGTAGCAACATTGCCAAATGTTAATGGAGTAGAAACAGAGTTGTACCTTTATGTTGACAGCAATAATAACAAAGCAATTCCAGTGCCAAAATTTTATTGGAAAGTAGTATACGATACAAAAACACAAGCTGGAATTGCTTTTGTAGGTATTAATAATCCATATGTTACAAATCCTCAGGAAGACTATTTACTGTGCCAAGATATTTGTTCTAAACTTTCATGGCTTCAATGGGACCAGAAGAATATTCAAAAAGGATATTCTTACTGTTGTGATGTTAATGAATTGAGATCTAAAATTGACACTATCCCAGATTTCACAGTAAGCAGTGTTCTGACATAA